In Pseudomonas poae, a single genomic region encodes these proteins:
- a CDS encoding gamma-glutamyl-gamma-aminobutyrate hydrolase family protein, whose translation MSRLPLIGVTACSKQVGLHAYHISGDKYVRAVATAAKGLPLIIPSLGDLFEPANILDGLDGILFTGSPSNIEPFHYDGPASAPGTAHDSARDQTTLPLLRAAIAAGVPVLGICRGFQEMNVAFGGSLHQKVHEVPGMMDHREDDTQPLDVQYGPAHAVAISPNGVLASLGLPPTIQVNSIHSQGVDRLAPGLQVEATAPDGLIEAFSVKEGKAFALGVQWHPEWQVSSNPHYLAIFQAFGTACRKRAMQRDADAASTNA comes from the coding sequence ATGTCTCGCCTGCCGTTAATCGGCGTCACCGCCTGCTCCAAACAGGTTGGTCTGCATGCTTATCACATCAGTGGCGACAAATACGTCCGTGCAGTGGCCACCGCTGCCAAGGGCTTGCCATTGATCATTCCGTCTCTTGGGGACTTGTTCGAACCGGCCAATATTCTTGACGGTCTGGACGGCATCCTGTTTACCGGCTCTCCCTCCAATATCGAACCCTTTCACTACGACGGTCCGGCCAGCGCGCCCGGGACTGCTCATGATTCTGCACGGGACCAAACCACCCTGCCGCTGTTGCGCGCCGCGATTGCCGCAGGCGTACCGGTGCTGGGCATTTGCCGGGGTTTCCAGGAGATGAACGTGGCCTTTGGCGGCAGCCTGCACCAGAAGGTTCATGAAGTGCCGGGCATGATGGATCACCGCGAAGACGACACCCAACCGCTGGACGTCCAGTACGGTCCGGCGCACGCCGTGGCGATCTCCCCGAATGGGGTATTGGCAAGCCTGGGGTTGCCGCCGACGATTCAGGTCAACTCGATTCACAGCCAGGGCGTTGACCGCCTTGCGCCCGGCTTGCAAGTCGAAGCCACGGCGCCCGATGGCTTGATCGAAGCTTTCTCGGTGAAAGAGGGCAAGGCTTTTGCTTTAGGAGTGCAATGGCACCCCGAATGGCAGGTAAGCTCTAACCCGCACTATCTCGCGATCTTCCAGGCATTTGGCACCGCCTGTCGAAAGCGGGCGATGCAACGCGACGCGGATGCTGCGTCAACCAACGCCTGA
- a CDS encoding glutamine synthetase codes for MSNNLDQLTDWLKDHKITEVECMIGDLTGITRGKISPTNKFIAEKGMRLPESVLLQTVTGDYVEDDIYYELLDPADIDMICRPDQNAVYLVPWAIEPTAQVIHDTYDKQGNPIELSPRNVLKKVLQLYADKGWQPIVAPEMEFYLTKRCEDPDFPLQPPIGRSGRPETGRQSFSIEAANEFDPLFEDVYDWCELQELDLDTLIHEDGTAQMEINFRHGDALSLADQILVFKRTMREAALKHNVAATFMAKPMTGEPGSAMHLHQSIIDIATGKNVFSNEDGTMSQLFLNHIGGLQKFIPELLPLFAPNVNSFRRFLPDTSAPVNVEWGEENRTVGLRVPDAGPQNRRVENRLPGADANPYLAIAASLLCGYIGMVEGHNPSAPVVGRGYERRNLRLPLTIEDALERMENSKTIEKYLGQKFITGYVAVKRAEHENFKRVISSWEREFLLFAV; via the coding sequence ATGAGTAACAACCTCGACCAGCTCACCGATTGGTTGAAAGACCACAAGATCACAGAAGTCGAATGCATGATTGGCGACCTCACGGGCATCACCCGTGGCAAGATCTCGCCGACCAACAAGTTCATCGCCGAAAAAGGCATGCGCCTGCCCGAGAGCGTTCTGTTGCAGACCGTGACCGGCGACTATGTCGAAGACGACATCTATTACGAATTGCTCGACCCGGCCGACATCGACATGATCTGCCGCCCCGACCAGAACGCGGTTTACCTGGTGCCCTGGGCCATCGAGCCCACCGCCCAGGTGATCCACGACACCTACGACAAGCAAGGCAACCCGATTGAGCTGTCGCCCCGCAACGTGCTCAAGAAAGTCCTGCAGCTCTACGCCGACAAAGGCTGGCAGCCCATCGTGGCGCCGGAGATGGAGTTCTACCTGACCAAGCGCTGCGAAGACCCGGACTTCCCGCTGCAACCGCCGATCGGCCGTTCCGGTCGCCCGGAGACCGGTCGCCAGTCCTTCTCTATAGAAGCCGCCAACGAATTCGACCCGTTGTTCGAAGACGTCTACGACTGGTGCGAACTGCAGGAACTGGACCTCGACACCCTGATCCATGAGGACGGCACTGCGCAGATGGAAATCAACTTCCGTCACGGCGATGCCCTGTCCCTGGCCGACCAGATCTTGGTGTTCAAGCGCACCATGCGTGAAGCCGCGCTCAAGCACAACGTGGCCGCCACCTTCATGGCCAAGCCCATGACCGGCGAGCCCGGCAGTGCGATGCACCTGCACCAGAGCATCATCGACATCGCCACCGGCAAGAACGTCTTCTCCAATGAAGACGGGACCATGAGCCAGCTGTTCCTCAACCACATTGGCGGCCTGCAGAAATTCATTCCTGAATTGCTGCCGTTGTTTGCCCCCAACGTGAACTCGTTCCGCCGCTTCCTGCCCGATACCTCGGCGCCGGTGAACGTGGAATGGGGCGAAGAAAACCGCACCGTCGGCCTGCGCGTACCGGATGCCGGCCCGCAAAACCGTCGTGTGGAAAACCGTCTGCCGGGTGCCGACGCCAACCCGTACCTGGCGATCGCCGCCAGTTTGCTGTGTGGCTACATCGGCATGGTCGAAGGCCATAACCCGAGCGCGCCGGTGGTGGGTCGTGGTTACGAGCGGCGCAACCTGCGTCTGCCGTTGACCATCGAAGACGCCCTGGAGCGCATGGAAAACAGCAAGACCATCGAGAAATACCTGGGTCAGAAATTCATCACAGGCTACGTCGCGGTCAAGCGGGCCGAGCATGAAAACTTCAAGCGCGTGATCAGTTCGTGGGAGCGGGAATTCCTGCTCTTCGCCGTCTGA
- a CDS encoding aspartate aminotransferase family protein, with product MSSNNPQTREWQALSSDHHLAPFSDFKQLKEKGPRIITKAHGVYLWDSEGNKILDGMAGLWCVAIGYGRDELADAAAKQMKELPYYNLFFQTAHPPVLELAKAISDIAPAGMNHVFFTGSGSEGNDTMLRMVRHYWAIKGQPNKKTIISRKNGYHGSTVAGASLGGMTYMHEQGDLPIPGITHIAQPYWFGEGGDMSPEEFGVWAANQLEEKILELGVDTVGAFIAEPIQGAGGVIVPPATYWPRIKEILAKYDILFIADEVICGFGRTGEWFGSDFYDLKPHMMTIAKGLTSGYIPMGGLIVRDEVVDVLNEGGDFNHGFTYSGHPVAAAVALENIRIMRDEKIVNRVHDETAPYLQKRLRELADHPLVGEVRGVGMLGAIELVQDKATRKRYEGRGVGMICRTFCFENGLIMRAVGDTMIISPPLVISKAEIDELVTKARQCLDLTLAALQG from the coding sequence ATGTCCAGCAACAACCCGCAAACCCGTGAATGGCAAGCCTTGAGCAGTGATCACCACCTGGCGCCGTTCAGCGACTTCAAGCAATTGAAAGAGAAAGGCCCGCGCATCATCACCAAAGCCCACGGCGTTTACCTGTGGGACAGCGAAGGCAACAAGATCCTCGACGGCATGGCCGGCCTGTGGTGCGTGGCGATCGGTTACGGTCGCGATGAACTGGCTGACGCCGCCGCCAAGCAGATGAAAGAACTGCCGTACTACAACCTGTTCTTCCAGACCGCTCACCCGCCGGTGCTGGAGCTGGCCAAGGCCATTTCCGACATCGCACCTGCCGGCATGAACCACGTGTTTTTCACCGGTTCCGGCTCCGAAGGCAACGACACCATGTTGCGCATGGTCCGCCACTACTGGGCGATCAAAGGCCAGCCGAACAAGAAAACCATCATCAGCCGAAAGAATGGCTACCACGGCTCCACCGTGGCCGGCGCCAGCTTGGGCGGCATGACGTATATGCACGAACAAGGCGACTTGCCGATCCCGGGCATCACCCACATCGCCCAGCCGTACTGGTTTGGCGAAGGCGGCGACATGAGCCCGGAAGAATTCGGCGTGTGGGCCGCCAACCAGCTGGAAGAGAAGATCCTGGAACTGGGCGTGGACACCGTGGGTGCCTTTATTGCCGAGCCGATCCAGGGCGCCGGTGGCGTGATCGTGCCGCCAGCCACTTACTGGCCGCGCATCAAGGAAATCCTCGCCAAGTACGACATCCTGTTTATCGCTGACGAAGTGATCTGTGGTTTCGGCCGTACCGGTGAGTGGTTCGGTAGCGATTTCTACGACCTCAAGCCGCACATGATGACCATCGCCAAGGGCCTGACCTCGGGTTACATCCCCATGGGCGGCTTGATCGTGCGCGATGAAGTGGTGGATGTGCTCAATGAGGGCGGTGATTTCAACCACGGTTTCACCTATTCCGGTCACCCGGTGGCCGCAGCGGTGGCCCTGGAAAACATCCGCATCATGCGCGATGAAAAAATCGTTAACCGCGTGCATGACGAAACGGCACCGTATTTGCAGAAACGTCTGAGGGAACTGGCTGATCACCCGTTGGTGGGTGAAGTGCGCGGTGTAGGCATGCTCGGTGCGATTGAACTGGTGCAGGACAAGGCCACGCGCAAACGCTACGAAGGCCGTGGTGTAGGCATGATTTGCCGGACGTTCTGCTTCGAGAATGGCCTGATCATGCGCGCCGTGGGCGACACCATGATCATTTCGCCGCCGCTGGTGATCAGCAAGGCTGAGATCGACGAGCTGGTGACCAAGGCTCGCCAGTGCCTGGACCTGACTTTGGCGGCATTGCAGGGCTAA
- the potA gene encoding polyamine ABC transporter ATP-binding protein, with the protein MAVASGAYKKALEGDQTPKQVLVKIDRVTKKFDETIAVDDVSLEIKKGEIFALLGGSGSGKSTLLRMLAGFERPTEGRIYLDGVDITDMPPYERPINMMFQSYALFPHMTVAQNIAFGLQQDKIPKAEVDARVAEMLKLVQMSQYAKRKPHQLSGGQRQRVALARSLAKRPKLLLLDEPMGALDKKLRSQMQLELVEIIERVGVTCVMVTHDQEEAMTMAERIAIMHLGWIAQIGSPIDIYETPTSRLVCEFIGNVNIFEGEVIDDAEGHATITCKDLDRNIYVGHGISTSVQDKSVTYAIRPEKLLVTADMPTCEYNWSSGKVHDIAYLGGHSVFYVELPSGKLVQSFVANAERRGQRPTWGDQVYVWWEDDSGVVLRS; encoded by the coding sequence ATGGCAGTTGCCTCCGGCGCCTATAAGAAAGCCCTCGAGGGCGACCAGACACCTAAACAGGTGTTGGTCAAAATCGACCGGGTCACGAAGAAGTTCGACGAGACGATTGCCGTGGACGATGTGTCCCTGGAAATCAAGAAAGGCGAGATCTTCGCCTTGCTCGGCGGTTCGGGTTCGGGCAAATCCACCTTGCTGCGCATGCTCGCAGGCTTTGAGCGCCCAACGGAAGGTCGCATCTACCTCGACGGTGTGGACATCACCGATATGCCGCCCTACGAGCGGCCGATCAACATGATGTTCCAGTCCTACGCCTTGTTCCCGCACATGACCGTGGCGCAGAACATCGCCTTCGGCCTGCAACAGGACAAGATCCCCAAGGCCGAGGTCGACGCCCGTGTGGCCGAGATGCTCAAGCTGGTACAGATGAGCCAGTACGCCAAGCGCAAGCCGCATCAGTTGTCCGGTGGCCAGCGTCAGCGTGTGGCGTTGGCGCGTTCCCTGGCCAAGCGTCCGAAACTGCTGCTGCTCGATGAGCCCATGGGCGCCCTCGACAAGAAGCTGCGTTCGCAGATGCAACTGGAACTGGTGGAGATCATCGAGCGCGTGGGCGTGACCTGCGTCATGGTGACCCACGACCAGGAAGAGGCCATGACCATGGCCGAGCGCATCGCGATCATGCACCTGGGCTGGATTGCGCAGATCGGCAGCCCGATCGACATCTACGAAACGCCTACCAGCCGCCTGGTGTGCGAGTTCATCGGCAACGTCAATATCTTCGAAGGTGAAGTGATCGACGACGCCGAGGGCCACGCGACCATCACCTGCAAGGACCTCGACCGCAACATCTACGTCGGTCACGGTATCAGCACCTCGGTGCAGGACAAGTCCGTTACCTACGCGATTCGCCCGGAAAAGCTGCTGGTGACCGCCGATATGCCGACCTGCGAATACAACTGGTCCAGCGGCAAGGTACATGACATTGCCTACCTCGGCGGCCACTCGGTATTCTACGTCGAACTGCCAAGCGGCAAGCTGGTGCAGTCCTTCGTCGCCAACGCCGAGCGCCGTGGCCAGCGACCGACCTGGGGTGACCAGGTGTACGTGTGGTGGGAAGACGACAGCGGCGTGGTACTTCGCTCATGA
- a CDS encoding ABC transporter permease subunit: MNMKKLKRQLQRITPGGRHVVIGIPFLWLFLFFMLPFFIVLKISFAEADVAIPPYTEIYTFVEQKLQLVLNLANYAMLGDDELYIAAYLGSLKMAFFSTLLCLLIGYPMAYAIASARKEMQTVLVLLIMMPTWTAILIRVYAWMGILSNNGLLNGFLMSIGLINEPLQILNTNIAVYIGVVYSYLPFMILPLYANLVKHDQSLLEAASDLGSSTFNSFWKITVPLSKNGIIAGCMLVFIPVVGEFVIPELLGGPETLMIGKVLWQEFFNNRDWPVASALAVVMLAILIVPIILFNRSQAKEMEGKI; this comes from the coding sequence ATGAACATGAAGAAGCTCAAGCGCCAGTTGCAACGAATAACACCCGGTGGCCGGCATGTGGTCATCGGGATCCCCTTCCTCTGGTTGTTCCTGTTCTTCATGCTGCCGTTCTTCATCGTCTTGAAGATCAGCTTCGCCGAAGCCGACGTAGCGATCCCGCCTTACACCGAGATCTACACCTTCGTTGAGCAGAAACTGCAGTTGGTGCTCAACCTGGCCAACTACGCGATGCTCGGCGACGACGAGTTGTACATCGCCGCGTACCTGGGCTCGCTGAAAATGGCGTTTTTCAGCACGCTGTTGTGCCTGTTGATCGGCTACCCGATGGCCTACGCCATTGCCAGTGCGCGCAAAGAGATGCAAACCGTGCTGGTGCTGCTGATCATGATGCCGACCTGGACGGCGATCCTGATCCGCGTGTATGCGTGGATGGGCATCCTCAGCAACAACGGTTTGCTCAATGGCTTCCTGATGTCCATCGGGTTGATCAACGAACCGCTGCAGATCCTCAACACCAACATCGCGGTGTATATCGGCGTGGTCTATTCGTACCTGCCGTTCATGATCCTGCCGCTGTACGCCAACCTGGTGAAGCACGACCAGAGCCTGCTGGAAGCTGCATCCGACCTGGGGTCGAGCACCTTCAACAGCTTCTGGAAAATCACCGTGCCGCTGTCCAAGAACGGCATCATCGCCGGCTGCATGCTGGTCTTCATCCCGGTGGTGGGCGAGTTCGTGATCCCGGAACTGCTGGGCGGCCCGGAAACCCTGATGATCGGTAAAGTGTTGTGGCAAGAATTCTTCAACAACCGTGACTGGCCGGTGGCGTCTGCCCTGGCGGTGGTGATGCTGGCGATCCTGATCGTGCCCATCATCCTGTTCAACCGCAGCCAAGCCAAAGAGATGGAGGGCAAGATATGA
- a CDS encoding ABC transporter permease subunit, protein MKRVSFSSFMLVAGLLFIYLPMLILVIYSFNESKLVTVWGGWSIKWYVGLLDNTQLMGSVARSLEIACYTAVAAVALGTLAAFVLTRISQFKGRTLFGGLVTAPLVMPEVITGLSLLLLFVAMAQMIGWPQERGIVTIWIAHTTFCAAYVAVVVSARLRELDLSIEEAAMDLGARPWKVFFLITIPMIAPSLAAGGMMSFALSLDDLVLASFVSGPGSTTLPMEVFSAVRLGVKPEINAVASLILLAVSLVTFLVWFFSRRAEEHRKKAIQQAIEEAAADGWQQPDKRRAPAPV, encoded by the coding sequence ATGAAGCGCGTCAGTTTCTCAAGCTTCATGCTGGTGGCGGGGTTGCTGTTTATCTACCTGCCGATGCTGATCCTGGTGATCTACTCGTTCAACGAATCCAAGCTGGTGACAGTGTGGGGCGGTTGGTCGATCAAGTGGTACGTGGGCCTGCTGGACAACACCCAGTTGATGGGCTCGGTCGCGCGCTCCCTGGAAATCGCCTGCTACACGGCGGTGGCAGCGGTGGCACTGGGTACATTGGCGGCATTCGTGCTGACGCGCATCAGCCAGTTCAAGGGCCGCACGCTGTTCGGCGGCCTGGTGACCGCGCCGTTGGTAATGCCGGAAGTGATCACCGGTCTGTCGCTGTTGCTGCTGTTTGTGGCCATGGCGCAGATGATCGGCTGGCCCCAGGAGCGGGGCATCGTCACCATCTGGATCGCCCACACCACGTTCTGTGCGGCGTATGTGGCGGTGGTGGTGTCGGCACGTTTGCGTGAGCTGGACCTGTCGATTGAAGAAGCGGCGATGGACCTGGGCGCACGGCCGTGGAAGGTGTTCTTCCTGATCACGATCCCGATGATCGCGCCCTCGTTGGCGGCGGGCGGCATGATGTCGTTCGCGCTGTCCCTTGATGACCTGGTACTGGCCAGCTTCGTGTCGGGCCCGGGTTCGACCACCTTGCCGATGGAAGTGTTTTCCGCGGTGCGCCTTGGGGTTAAACCCGAGATCAACGCCGTGGCCAGCCTGATCCTGTTGGCGGTGTCGCTGGTGACATTCCTGGTGTGGTTCTTCAGCCGTCGTGCCGAAGAACACCGCAAGAAAGCCATCCAGCAGGCGATTGAAGAAGCGGCGGCGGATGGCTGGCAACAGCCGGACAAGCGTCGGGCGCCTGCACCGGTCTAA
- a CDS encoding HD domain-containing protein has protein sequence MTTTIAGIQIPDSALAKATTEYIRDVESDLLYHHSRRVFLFGALSGERKQLAYNPELLYVGAMFHDLGLVEGHRSDNERFEVDGANAAAAFLKPYGLSDDDIEQVWLSIALHTTPGVPQHLRPTVALVTAGVEMDVLGMDYAAFSTVQREAVVHAHPRGEGFKECIICAFADGLRHRPQTTFGNVKTDVLVDQEPGFKPMNFVEVIRKSPWAA, from the coding sequence ATGACCACCACCATCGCCGGCATCCAGATCCCCGACAGCGCCTTGGCCAAGGCCACCACCGAATACATCCGCGACGTCGAATCCGACCTGCTCTACCACCACTCCCGCCGGGTATTCCTGTTCGGCGCGTTGAGCGGTGAGCGCAAGCAACTGGCCTACAACCCGGAACTGCTTTACGTCGGCGCGATGTTCCATGACCTGGGCTTGGTCGAAGGTCATCGCAGTGACAACGAACGGTTCGAAGTGGACGGCGCCAATGCAGCGGCGGCGTTCCTCAAGCCCTACGGGCTGAGCGATGACGATATCGAACAGGTGTGGTTGTCCATCGCGCTGCACACCACACCGGGCGTACCGCAACATCTGCGCCCCACCGTCGCGCTGGTCACGGCGGGCGTGGAAATGGACGTGCTGGGCATGGACTACGCAGCGTTTTCTACCGTGCAGCGCGAAGCGGTGGTGCATGCGCATCCACGCGGTGAAGGGTTCAAGGAGTGCATCATCTGCGCGTTTGCCGATGGCTTGCGTCATCGCCCACAAACCACGTTTGGCAACGTGAAGACCGATGTGCTGGTGGATCAGGAACCGGGGTTCAAGCCGATGAATTTTGTGGAGGTGATTCGTAAATCGCCTTGGGCTGCCTGA
- a CDS encoding carboxymuconolactone decarboxylase family protein, translated as MFNNWSDLLPTVKKAFGALGKSNPKMVKAYMALGEAAEENNVLDAKTRELISIAVAITTRCDGCIGVHADAAIKAGATREEVAATLATAISLNAGAAYIYSLRALEAYDTLKPAPQN; from the coding sequence ATGTTCAATAACTGGTCCGACTTGCTGCCTACCGTGAAGAAAGCCTTTGGCGCGCTGGGCAAGAGCAACCCGAAGATGGTCAAAGCCTACATGGCGCTGGGCGAAGCTGCCGAGGAAAACAACGTCCTCGACGCCAAGACCCGTGAGTTGATTTCCATTGCGGTGGCCATTACCACGCGTTGCGACGGTTGCATAGGCGTGCACGCGGATGCGGCGATCAAGGCCGGCGCCACTCGCGAAGAAGTCGCCGCGACCCTGGCCACCGCAATCTCGCTGAACGCAGGCGCGGCGTATATCTACTCGCTGCGCGCGCTGGAAGCCTACGACACGCTCAAACCGGCGCCGCAAAATTAA
- a CDS encoding penicillin acylase family protein, which yields MKRVLQVLAVLLVLVVLGAGWYVYSKQPTRQGTVTLANLQGSVTVRYDDRGVPHIRAENETDLYRALGYVHAQDRLFQMEIMRRLARGELAEVLGPKLLETDKLFRSLRIRERATSYVAQLDHESAHWKALQAYLDGINQYQDSHASPMEFDVLGIAKRPFTAEDTISVAGYMAYSFAAAFRTEPLLTYVRDQLGSDYLKVFDLDWQPKGALNLAASDWKTLGALASLSEQALAENGLPQFEGSNAWAISGSRTKSGKPLLAGDPHIRFSVPSVWYEAQLSAPGFELYGYHNALVPVAFLGHNLAFGWSLTMFQNDDLDLIAEKVNPANPNQVWYHDQWVDMTRTEQQIAVKGQAPVTLTLRQSPHGPIINDVLGENAGKTPIAMWWAFLDTQNPILEGFYQLNRADTLAKARAAAAKVSAPGLNIVWANAKGDIGWWAAAQLPIRPAGVNAGFILDGSTAQADKLGFYPFSANPQEENPARGYVVSANAQPVSPTGMEIPGYYNLADRGQQLNMQLSDKSVKWDVNNSQALQLGTTTAYGPRLLAPLLPVLRDVVKDPAQLKLVEQLATWKGDYPLDSTSATLFNQFLFNLTDAAFHPKLGDGMFKTLLTTRVIDAALPRLAASPDSPWWDGKRAETVKLAWDNSLAHLKATFGDDPGQWQWGKAHTLTHGHPLGTQKPLDKVFNVGPFPAPGTHEVPNNQSAMIGPAPWPVTYGPSTRRLIDFADPAHALTINPVGQSGVPFDQHYGDQAQTYIEGGYEQAHFSDEEVTANTRGTLKLMPAR from the coding sequence ATGAAGCGCGTCTTGCAGGTTCTCGCGGTTCTGCTGGTATTGGTCGTCTTGGGCGCCGGTTGGTACGTGTACAGCAAGCAGCCGACGCGCCAGGGCACGGTGACGCTGGCCAACCTGCAAGGCTCGGTCACGGTGCGCTACGACGACCGTGGCGTGCCGCACATTCGCGCCGAGAACGAGACCGACCTGTATCGCGCCCTCGGCTATGTGCACGCCCAGGACCGGCTGTTCCAGATGGAGATCATGCGGCGCCTGGCCCGTGGCGAGCTGGCCGAGGTGCTCGGGCCCAAGCTGCTGGAGACCGACAAGCTGTTCCGCAGCCTGCGCATTCGCGAGCGCGCAACCAGCTACGTGGCGCAGCTGGACCATGAGTCGGCGCACTGGAAGGCCCTGCAAGCCTACTTGGACGGCATTAACCAATATCAGGACAGCCACGCCAGCCCCATGGAGTTCGACGTACTGGGCATCGCCAAGCGGCCGTTTACCGCCGAGGACACCATCAGCGTCGCCGGGTACATGGCCTACAGCTTTGCCGCCGCGTTTCGTACCGAGCCACTGCTGACCTACGTACGTGATCAGTTGGGCAGCGATTACCTCAAAGTGTTTGACCTGGATTGGCAGCCCAAGGGCGCGCTCAACCTGGCCGCCAGTGACTGGAAGACCCTCGGCGCGCTTGCCTCATTGAGCGAACAGGCCCTGGCCGAGAATGGCCTGCCGCAGTTCGAAGGCAGCAATGCCTGGGCCATCAGCGGCAGCCGTACCAAGAGCGGCAAGCCCTTGCTGGCGGGCGACCCGCATATCCGTTTCTCGGTGCCATCGGTGTGGTACGAAGCCCAGCTGTCGGCGCCAGGTTTTGAGTTATATGGCTATCACAACGCATTGGTACCGGTGGCGTTCCTGGGGCACAACTTGGCATTCGGCTGGAGCCTGACCATGTTCCAGAACGATGACCTCGACCTCATCGCCGAGAAGGTCAACCCGGCCAACCCCAACCAGGTCTGGTACCACGACCAGTGGGTCGACATGACCCGCACCGAGCAACAGATCGCGGTGAAGGGCCAGGCGCCGGTTACCCTCACCCTGCGCCAGTCGCCCCACGGTCCGATCATCAATGACGTGCTCGGCGAGAACGCCGGCAAGACCCCCATCGCCATGTGGTGGGCGTTCCTCGACACCCAGAACCCGATCCTCGAAGGTTTCTACCAGCTCAACCGTGCCGACACCCTGGCCAAGGCCCGTGCCGCAGCGGCCAAGGTTTCTGCGCCGGGCTTGAACATCGTGTGGGCCAATGCCAAGGGCGATATCGGCTGGTGGGCAGCGGCGCAGTTGCCGATCCGCCCGGCTGGGGTCAATGCCGGGTTTATCCTCGACGGCAGCACTGCCCAGGCGGATAAATTGGGCTTTTACCCGTTCAGCGCCAACCCCCAGGAAGAGAACCCGGCGCGTGGCTATGTGGTATCGGCCAACGCACAACCCGTGTCGCCCACCGGCATGGAGATTCCTGGTTATTACAACCTGGCCGACCGGGGCCAGCAGTTGAATATGCAACTGAGCGACAAGAGCGTGAAGTGGGACGTGAACAACAGCCAGGCCCTGCAACTGGGCACCACCACCGCCTACGGCCCACGCTTGCTGGCCCCGCTGTTGCCGGTGCTGCGTGACGTGGTCAAGGACCCGGCGCAGCTCAAACTGGTCGAACAACTGGCCACCTGGAAGGGCGACTACCCGCTGGACTCCACCAGCGCCACGCTGTTCAACCAGTTTCTGTTCAACCTGACCGATGCCGCCTTCCACCCGAAACTCGGCGACGGCATGTTCAAGACCCTGCTCACCACCCGCGTGATCGACGCGGCCCTGCCACGCCTGGCCGCATCACCGGACTCGCCGTGGTGGGACGGCAAGCGTGCCGAGACCGTCAAGCTCGCTTGGGACAATAGCCTGGCGCACCTCAAGGCGACCTTCGGCGATGACCCGGGCCAGTGGCAATGGGGCAAGGCGCACACCCTGACCCACGGCCATCCGCTGGGCACGCAAAAGCCTTTGGACAAGGTGTTCAACGTCGGCCCGTTCCCCGCGCCGGGCACCCACGAAGTACCGAACAACCAGTCGGCCATGATCGGCCCGGCACCCTGGCCGGTCACCTACGGCCCATCGACCCGCCGCCTGATCGACTTCGCCGACCCGGCCCACGCCCTCACCATCAACCCGGTAGGACAAAGCGGCGTGCCGTTTGACCAGCACTATGGCGACCAGGCGCAAACCTATATCGAAGGCGGCTATGAGCAGGCGCATTTCAGCGACGAGGAAGTGACAGCCAATACGCGCGGTACGCTAAAGCTAATGCCAGCTCGATAA
- a CDS encoding thiol-disulfide isomerase, protein MRPPYRTALFASLILVICAGVLWAAYDWFQGRYLRAFSEHTAVFSGDALRLPAELSGPGPIRLVHFWDPACPCNVGNQQHLGELIEHYAPQGVEFYALQKAGSHGQLPANLHKMKTLTALPGADQVPASPAVGIWDRTGKLAYFGPYSEGLTCNSSNSFIEPILKALEDGREVNATHTLAVGCYCSWPKGQ, encoded by the coding sequence ATGCGACCGCCCTACCGTACCGCCCTGTTCGCCAGCCTGATCCTGGTCATCTGCGCTGGCGTGCTGTGGGCGGCGTATGACTGGTTCCAAGGCCGCTACCTGCGGGCGTTCAGCGAACACACGGCGGTGTTCTCCGGCGATGCCTTGCGCCTGCCCGCCGAACTCAGTGGCCCAGGGCCGATCCGCCTGGTGCACTTCTGGGACCCGGCCTGTCCCTGCAACGTCGGCAACCAGCAACACTTGGGCGAGTTGATCGAACACTACGCGCCCCAAGGGGTCGAGTTCTATGCCCTGCAAAAAGCCGGCAGCCACGGCCAACTGCCCGCCAACCTGCACAAAATGAAAACCCTCACCGCCCTGCCCGGCGCCGATCAGGTGCCGGCCAGCCCGGCCGTGGGAATCTGGGACCGCACCGGCAAGCTCGCGTATTTCGGCCCGTACAGCGAAGGGCTGACGTGCAATTCCAGCAACAGCTTTATCGAGCCGATCCTCAAGGCACTTGAAGACGGACGCGAAGTGAATGCCACGCACACCTTGGCGGTGGGCTGCTATTGTTCGTGGCCTAAAGGTCAGTAG